The sequence TGCGTAACTCGATGCACTAGCCAGTGCACCACAACCTCCAGAACCCCGTTTCTTTTGCTACAGCGTCTATATTTACTCGCCGGTGGCCATCTCGAGCTTCATCTTGGCAATCGCGGCGGCAGGGTTAAGACCCTTAGGACATGTTCGAGAACACTAGCCAGTCGTCAGCATGATATCTAACGCATGATGCCAATATGCTTACGTTGAAGATAGTGTGGCATCGGTAAAGAGACATGCTGTTCTgcatcttctcctttcgCTCAGCGCCGTAAGAATCCTATTGGTGCGGTTACGTTAGTGACCGGGAACTTAGATCAATGAGGAGTCCCCTCTGGGTTCCCAGGGGGCACCACTTACTCGAGAGTCAGCCATCCATCGGTAAGCCTGCATTAACACTGCGGGACCGAGGTATTCATCTACAAAGAAATTCAGTCAAGAGCCCGTAGAGAGCAGCTCGCATGTATAAAGCGTACCTTGGTTCCACCAGTACTACACCCCAAAGTCAGCGCTAAATCCCCGCAGCGGCAAACCCGGTAAAACTTACTGAAGGACAAGAGGTTGAGCAACAAGCACACAAAATACACTCGTACATTCCGTCCAACTTCTTCCTGTCCGCCTGACTTTGAAGGAATTCTCCCTTTGCTGGGGGGTTGTCGTTCTTGAGGTAAGGTTCGATAGACTTATATTGCTTGCTGCGGGAATCATCAGCAACTAGTCGTGTGATGTAATCAATCCGTAAGGCTCACTAGAAGAGGGTAAGATCGGGGACGAGGTCCTTGACCACGTACACTATAAATGAGTCAGCATCGACTGTAGGCATCTAAATGAATATAGCTCAACGCACtgtgaggaagagggtAGATCTTGGACTCCTTGGAGGTATCTTTGGGAATTCGGCACAAGCAGGCAAGAGTGTTGACACCGTCAATGTTCATGGCACAAGAACCACAGATACCCTCTCGGCACGATCGTCGGAAAGTAAGAGTAGGGTCGAGCTCATTCTTGATCTTGATCTACAGACGCAGAAAAAAGTCAGTCCTTGGTTCGCGAACTCGCTCAACCTGCGAGCTCCACGTCAAGGAAACCAATATACGTACCAAAGCGTCGAGCATCATAGGGCCACATTGAGAGAGATCAACCTTGTATGTTTGGAGCTTGGGCTTTTCATTGGGGACATCGGGGTTCTAACCACGTCGTCAGTCATTTGGCTCATTTTCAGTTTGGCATCTCTCTCAACATGCCGTTCTCTCACACTCCCCGCTATCCCATAATCTCAAAACTCTCCACTCACCCATCGGTAGATCTTGAACTCCTTGATTTGAGGCTCCTTTCCCTCAACAGGGGTGGCGAGCTGAGCAGAAGCGGTAGCATGGAAAGACCTCGCAGCAGCGGCGAGCGGTCTAGAGGTGGAAGGGATAGCGTTGAAAGAACGGAGGATGGTGGCAGGGCGGACCATGATGTATGCACGATGTTGCTGGGGTTATGTATGAGTGGTGAGTTGTGTGACAAACCAGAGAAATAACAAGTTATAAGGATGTATGATTCCAAAGAATGAGATTGGATTGGGTATGCCGGGGGGCGTCGGGAAATTTCGGAGCAAACACGCTGGCCAATCACGCGTCTCAAATTGCACCAAAGTCACATGTATTACGTATGCATGAAGTCACCCGGTTAACTGTAGCAGCCGCCGGCGACTTTCAGAGCGCATGAATATATAAATAACCCTTACACTAACGCTTCGAACTATCTACAGTTACAGTCACAGTCTGCATCCCAGTGATTGTGACCGGCACACACGTCCCACAGCTCGTAGAACTACTGGCACGGCACGGCAGCCGAAATGATGGCAGCTCAGAAGCTGACGAGGCAGCTTAAGAGCTAGCGGACCTGGCCGATG comes from Cryptococcus gattii WM276 chromosome G, complete sequence and encodes:
- a CDS encoding Succinate dehydrogenase iron-sulfur subunit, putative (Similar to TIGR gene model, INSD accession AAW44728.1) yields the protein MVRPATILRSFNAIPSTSRPLAAAARSFHATASAQLATPVEGKEPQIKEFKIYRWNPDVPNEKPKLQTYKVDLSQCGPMMLDALIKIKNELDPTLTFRRSCREGICGSCAMNIDGVNTLACLCRIPKDTSKESKIYPLPHMYVVKDLVPDLTLFYKQYKSIEPYLKNDNPPAKGEFLQSQADRKKLDGMYECILCACCSTSCPSYWWNQDEYLGPAVLMQAYRWMADSRDSYGAERKEKMQNSMSLYRCHTIFNCSRTCPKGLNPAAAIAKMKLEMATGE